In one Poecilia reticulata strain Guanapo linkage group LG8, Guppy_female_1.0+MT, whole genome shotgun sequence genomic region, the following are encoded:
- the dhrs7ca gene encoding dehydrogenase/reductase SDR family member 7C-B isoform X1: MIVEGEMRSNVSETDSPAEMDPTWTATILVVPCVVVLTAGCFYLYGAIISLLSKTSVRNKVVVITDALSGLGKECAGVFHRGGARMILCGKSWEKLEELADELENASDPTVTFPPKLVLLDFGDMDGMAEAVAEVLDCYGCLDVLIFNSSMKVKAPAQSLSLETDKLLMDNNYFGPITLAKGVLPSMVSRRSGHLLLVSSIQGKIAVPFRTAYAASKHAVQAFFDCLRAEVEEFGVSVSTINHTFISCSAAAPAAATSLLWPLLFTRKPGGVSPDEVAAEIVRTLNNKRKEVLIAPSLPKMAIYARSFFPNVFFAVMAAGVKNSAASENM; the protein is encoded by the exons ATGATAGTAGAGGGTGAGATGAGATCCAATGTGTCAGAGACG GACAGCCCTGCAGAGATGGACCCTACATGGACCGCCACCATCCTGGTGGTTCCCTGCGTGGTGGTGCTGACCGCTGGATGTTTCTACCTCTATGGCGCCATTATCAGCCTGCTGTCTAAAACATCCGTGCGCAATAAGGTGGTGGTAATAACGGATGCTTTGTCTGGGCTGGGAAAAG AGTGCGCAGGTGTTTTCCACAGAGGAGGAGCCAGGATGATCCTCTGTGGGAAAAGCTGGGAGAAGCTGGAAGAACTGGCAGATGAACTGGAAAACGCTTCGGATCCTACAGTA ACTTTCCCTCCAAAGCTCGTGCTGCTGGACTTCGGAGACATGGACGGCATGGCGGAGGCGGTGGCTGAGGTTCTGGACTGCTACGGCTGCTTGGACGTCCTCATCTTCAACAGCAGCATGAAGGTCAAGGCTCCGGCGCAGAGTCTGTCTCTGGAGACGGACAAGCTCCTCATGGACAACAACTACTTTGGACCCATCACTTTGGCTAAAG GTGTGCTGCCCTCCATGGTCTCCAGGAGGAGCGGTCACCTGCTGCTGGTCAGCAGCATCCAGGGGAAAATCGCCGTGCCTTTCCGCACCGCGT ACGCAGCTTCCAAACATGCCGTCCAGGCGTTCTTCGACTGCCTGAGAGCCGAGGTGGAGGAGTTCGGCGTCTCCGTCAGCACCATCAACCACACCTTCATCAGCTGCTCCGCGGCGGCGCCGGCGGCCGCGACGTCCCTGCTGTGGCCCC TGCTGTTCACCAGGAAGCCAGGCGGCGTGTCTCCAGACGAGGTCGCCGCTGAGATCGTCAGGACGCTGAACAACAAGAGGAAAGAAGTGCTAATCGCTCCCTCGCTTCCCAAGATGGCCATTTATGCCAGATCGTTCTTCCCCAACGTTTTCTTCGCTGTGATGGCTGCAGGCGTGAAAAACTCTGCTGCCTCTGAGAACATGTGA
- the dhrs7ca gene encoding dehydrogenase/reductase SDR family member 7C-B isoform X2: MDPTWTATILVVPCVVVLTAGCFYLYGAIISLLSKTSVRNKVVVITDALSGLGKECAGVFHRGGARMILCGKSWEKLEELADELENASDPTVTFPPKLVLLDFGDMDGMAEAVAEVLDCYGCLDVLIFNSSMKVKAPAQSLSLETDKLLMDNNYFGPITLAKGVLPSMVSRRSGHLLLVSSIQGKIAVPFRTAYAASKHAVQAFFDCLRAEVEEFGVSVSTINHTFISCSAAAPAAATSLLWPLLFTRKPGGVSPDEVAAEIVRTLNNKRKEVLIAPSLPKMAIYARSFFPNVFFAVMAAGVKNSAASENM, translated from the exons ATGGACCCTACATGGACCGCCACCATCCTGGTGGTTCCCTGCGTGGTGGTGCTGACCGCTGGATGTTTCTACCTCTATGGCGCCATTATCAGCCTGCTGTCTAAAACATCCGTGCGCAATAAGGTGGTGGTAATAACGGATGCTTTGTCTGGGCTGGGAAAAG AGTGCGCAGGTGTTTTCCACAGAGGAGGAGCCAGGATGATCCTCTGTGGGAAAAGCTGGGAGAAGCTGGAAGAACTGGCAGATGAACTGGAAAACGCTTCGGATCCTACAGTA ACTTTCCCTCCAAAGCTCGTGCTGCTGGACTTCGGAGACATGGACGGCATGGCGGAGGCGGTGGCTGAGGTTCTGGACTGCTACGGCTGCTTGGACGTCCTCATCTTCAACAGCAGCATGAAGGTCAAGGCTCCGGCGCAGAGTCTGTCTCTGGAGACGGACAAGCTCCTCATGGACAACAACTACTTTGGACCCATCACTTTGGCTAAAG GTGTGCTGCCCTCCATGGTCTCCAGGAGGAGCGGTCACCTGCTGCTGGTCAGCAGCATCCAGGGGAAAATCGCCGTGCCTTTCCGCACCGCGT ACGCAGCTTCCAAACATGCCGTCCAGGCGTTCTTCGACTGCCTGAGAGCCGAGGTGGAGGAGTTCGGCGTCTCCGTCAGCACCATCAACCACACCTTCATCAGCTGCTCCGCGGCGGCGCCGGCGGCCGCGACGTCCCTGCTGTGGCCCC TGCTGTTCACCAGGAAGCCAGGCGGCGTGTCTCCAGACGAGGTCGCCGCTGAGATCGTCAGGACGCTGAACAACAAGAGGAAAGAAGTGCTAATCGCTCCCTCGCTTCCCAAGATGGCCATTTATGCCAGATCGTTCTTCCCCAACGTTTTCTTCGCTGTGATGGCTGCAGGCGTGAAAAACTCTGCTGCCTCTGAGAACATGTGA
- the LOC103469437 gene encoding dual specificity mitogen-activated protein kinase kinase 4 isoform X5 — MLTDGKRKALKLNFANPSIKPSTRFSLNTAGPPFQNPHIERLRTHSIESSGKLKISPEQHWDFTAEDLKDLGEIGRGAYGSVSKMVHKPSNMIMAVKRIRSTVDEKEQKQLLMDLDVVMRSSDCPYIVQFYGALFREGDCWICMELMATSLDKFYKFVYGSLDDVIPEEILGKITLATVKALNHLKENLKIIHRDIKPSNILLDRNGNIKLCDFGISGQLVDSIAKTRDAGCRPYMAVSDLSSVVAAHRTRFPHPVISRCFIG, encoded by the exons ATGCTGACCGATG GTAAACGCAAAGCGCTGAAGCTGAACTTCGCCAACCCGTCCATCAAACCCTCCACCAGGTTCTCCTTAAACACGGCCGGACCTCCGTTCCAGAACCCACACAT AGAGAGGCTGAGGACTCACAGCATTGAGTCTTCGGGGAAGCTGAAGATTTCCCCGGAGCAGCACTGGGACTTCACCGCCGAGGACCTGAAGGATCTGGGCGAAATCGGCCGGGGGGCGTACGGCTCCGTCAGCAAGATGGTGCACAAACCCAGCAACATGATCATGGCCGTGAAG AGGATTCGGTCGACGGTGGACGAGAAggagcagaagcagctgctgatgGACCTGGACGTGGTGATGCGCAGCAGCGACTGTCCGTACATCGTCCAGTTCTACGGCGCTCTGTTCAGAGAG GGGGATTGCTGGATCTGCATGGAGCTCATGGCTACCTCACTAGACAAGTTCTACAAGTTTGTCTACGGCTCGTTGGACGACGTGATTCCAGAAGAGATTCTAGGAAAAATCACTTTAGCT aCTGTGAAGGCTCTAAAccacttaaaagaaaacttgaagATAATCCACAGAG ACATCAAGCCGTCCAACATCCTGCTGGACCGAAACGGGAACATCAAGCTCTGCGACTTCGGCATCAGCGGCCAGCTGGTGGACTCCATCGCCAAGACCAGAGACGCCGGCTGCAGGCCGTACATGGCGGTCAGTGACCTGAGCTCTGTGGTTGCAGCTCATCGGACACGTTTCCCACATCCAGTCATTTCTAGATGCTTTATTGGATGA
- the sco1 gene encoding protein SCO1 homolog, mitochondrial, which yields MSALFQNLGCWLVQSKALQNRAVRLAHSLIGGEAGRKHSLSARTELCYLVNASRWRTCRGTQWLKLHSSRPFSSMPSSGDKSKKSGPVTWKSLAVTFAIGGALLGGMKYFKKEKEELIEKERNKSLGRPALGGPFSLIDHNNKASRSEDFLGRWILIYFGFTHCPDICPDEIEKMIEVVDEIDRIKSLPNLTPILITIDPDRDTAEAMAAYVKEFSPKLIGLTGSVAQVEQVSRAYRVYYSQGPKDEDNDYIVDHTIIMYLVGPDGEFVDYFGQNKRSAEISGAIAAHMRKYQKQKR from the exons ATGAGCGCTCTGTTTCAGAACCTGGGCTGCTGGCTGGTTCAGAGTAAAGCCCTCCAGAACCGAGCCGTCAGACTCGCTCACAGTTTAATTGGAGGGGAAGCCGGGCGGAAACACTCGCTGTCGGCGCGGACAGAGCTCTGCTACCTG GTGAACGCCAGCAGGTGGCGCACCTGCAGAGGAACACAATGGCTGAAGCTTCACAGCTCAAGACCGTTTTCCTCGATGCCCTCTTCAGGCGACAAGTCCAAGAAGTCGGGG CCTGTGACGTGGAAATCCTTAGCGGTGACGTTTGCTATCGGAGGAGCTCTGCTGGGAGGGATGAAGTATTTCaagaaggaaaaagaggagT TGATTGAGAAGGAGCGGAACAAGTCGCTGGGCCGGCCGGCGCTGGGCGGCCCGTTCTCCCTCATCGATCACAACAACAAAGCGTCCAGGAGCGAGGACTTCCTGGGCCGGTGGATCCTGATCTACTTCGGCTTCACGCACTGCCCAGACATCTGCCCCGACGAGATCGAGAAGATGATCGAGGTGGTGGATGAGATAG acagAATCAAGTCTCTTCCAAACCTGACGCCCATCCTGATCACCATAGATCCAGACAGAGACACTGCAGAGGCCATGGCTGCATATGTGAAAG AGTTTTCCCCGAAGCTGATTGGGCTGACGGGGTCGGTGGCTCAGGTGGAGCAGGTGTCCAGAGCGTACCGCGTCTACTACAGCCAGGGGCCGAAGGACGAAGACAACGACTACATC GTGGATCACACCATCATCATGTACCTGGTGGGACCCGACGGAGAGTTCGTCGATTACTTTGGGCAGAACAAGCGCAGCGCGGAGATCAGCGGCGCCATCGCAGCTCACATGAGGAAGTACCAGAAACAGAAGCgatga
- the LOC103469437 gene encoding dual specificity mitogen-activated protein kinase kinase 4 isoform X4, giving the protein MEFKRTTMATPGSNSSTTSSSSSSSSNAGSATHHYQQPQQSQHTATMSGMQESNTCWRCQSETALKLNFANPSIKPSTRFSLNTAGPPFQNPHIERLRTHSIESSGKLKISPEQHWDFTAEDLKDLGEIGRGAYGSVSKMVHKPSNMIMAVKRIRSTVDEKEQKQLLMDLDVVMRSSDCPYIVQFYGALFREGDCWICMELMATSLDKFYKFVYGSLDDVIPEEILGKITLATVKALNHLKENLKIIHRDIKPSNILLDRNGNIKLCDFGISGQLVDSIAKTRDAGCRPYMAVSDLSSVVAAHRTRFPHPVISRCFIG; this is encoded by the exons ATGGAATTCAAACGCACAACAATGGCGACTCCTGGTTCAAACAGCTCAACgacgagcagcagcagcagcagcagcagcaacgcGGGATCCGCCACGCACCACTACCAGCAGCCGCAGCAGTCCCAGCACACCGCAACGATGAGCGGCATGCAGG AGTCCAACACCTGCTGGAGATGTCAGAGTGAAACAG CGCTGAAGCTGAACTTCGCCAACCCGTCCATCAAACCCTCCACCAGGTTCTCCTTAAACACGGCCGGACCTCCGTTCCAGAACCCACACAT AGAGAGGCTGAGGACTCACAGCATTGAGTCTTCGGGGAAGCTGAAGATTTCCCCGGAGCAGCACTGGGACTTCACCGCCGAGGACCTGAAGGATCTGGGCGAAATCGGCCGGGGGGCGTACGGCTCCGTCAGCAAGATGGTGCACAAACCCAGCAACATGATCATGGCCGTGAAG AGGATTCGGTCGACGGTGGACGAGAAggagcagaagcagctgctgatgGACCTGGACGTGGTGATGCGCAGCAGCGACTGTCCGTACATCGTCCAGTTCTACGGCGCTCTGTTCAGAGAG GGGGATTGCTGGATCTGCATGGAGCTCATGGCTACCTCACTAGACAAGTTCTACAAGTTTGTCTACGGCTCGTTGGACGACGTGATTCCAGAAGAGATTCTAGGAAAAATCACTTTAGCT aCTGTGAAGGCTCTAAAccacttaaaagaaaacttgaagATAATCCACAGAG ACATCAAGCCGTCCAACATCCTGCTGGACCGAAACGGGAACATCAAGCTCTGCGACTTCGGCATCAGCGGCCAGCTGGTGGACTCCATCGCCAAGACCAGAGACGCCGGCTGCAGGCCGTACATGGCGGTCAGTGACCTGAGCTCTGTGGTTGCAGCTCATCGGACACGTTTCCCACATCCAGTCATTTCTAGATGCTTTATTGGATGA
- the tmem220 gene encoding transmembrane protein 220 isoform X1 has protein sequence MGEVCEKISWLSVVWRLSNVLMSVFFTLASYVQINDPDAGLWVVGYAVPAVLCVFIGFRPQVTGRRRVSHMAQKLHPLSCFALLRRSHWTLHRYRTCISCNSATSWQTWWHHSWVCLWCLTPETSPWRRVADLHLLSSSAAVFMLGWKLYAERVTQIFQQEEGREFSGLTLTAVWLLLCRRSGSAPVGKLRVSTAVAITVFPIVAWLYYHINEELRSDWPSHCKTAL, from the exons ATGGGAGAAGTTTGTGAGAAGATCTCATGGCTTTCTGTAGTTTGGCGATTAAGTAACGTTTTAATGTCCGTGTTCTTTACTCTGGCTTCCTATGTGCAG ATCAATGATCCAGACGCAGGTTTATGGGTG GTGGGTTACGCAGTCCCTGCtgtcctctgtgtttttattggcttCAGACCTCAGGTCACAGGTAGGAGGAGAGTCTCACACATGGCACAGAAACTACATCCTCTTTCCTGCTTCGCACTCTTGAGGAGAAGTCATTGGACTCTGCACCGCTACAGAACATGTATTAGTTGTAACAGCGCCACCTCGTGGCAGACATGGTGGCATCACAGCTGGGTTTGTTTGTGGTGTTTAACCCCAGAAACTTCGCCCTGGAGGCGCGTTGCTGATCTCCACCTGCTGAGCTCCAGCGCTGCTGTCTTCATGTTAGGATGGAAACTTTACGCGGAGCGAGTGACGCAGATCTTCCAGCAGGAGGAGGGCAG AGAATTTTCCGGTCTTACGTTGACGGCTGTTTGGCTTCTTTTGTGTCGTCGCTCTGGAAG CGCTCCGGTCGGGAAGCTGCGCGTCTCCACAGCTGTGGCCATCACAGTTTTCCCCATTGTGGCCTGGCTTTACTACCACATCAATGAGGAGCTGCGGTCAGACTGGCCGTCTCACTGTAAAACTGCCCTTTAA
- the tmem220 gene encoding transmembrane protein 220 isoform X2, with amino-acid sequence MGEVCEKISWLSVVWRLSNVLMSVFFTLASYVQINDPDAGLWVVGYAVPAVLCVFIGFRPQVTETSPWRRVADLHLLSSSAAVFMLGWKLYAERVTQIFQQEEGREFSGLTLTAVWLLLCRRSGSAPVGKLRVSTAVAITVFPIVAWLYYHINEELRSDWPSHCKTAL; translated from the exons ATGGGAGAAGTTTGTGAGAAGATCTCATGGCTTTCTGTAGTTTGGCGATTAAGTAACGTTTTAATGTCCGTGTTCTTTACTCTGGCTTCCTATGTGCAG ATCAATGATCCAGACGCAGGTTTATGGGTG GTGGGTTACGCAGTCCCTGCtgtcctctgtgtttttattggcttCAGACCTCAGGTCACAG AAACTTCGCCCTGGAGGCGCGTTGCTGATCTCCACCTGCTGAGCTCCAGCGCTGCTGTCTTCATGTTAGGATGGAAACTTTACGCGGAGCGAGTGACGCAGATCTTCCAGCAGGAGGAGGGCAG AGAATTTTCCGGTCTTACGTTGACGGCTGTTTGGCTTCTTTTGTGTCGTCGCTCTGGAAG CGCTCCGGTCGGGAAGCTGCGCGTCTCCACAGCTGTGGCCATCACAGTTTTCCCCATTGTGGCCTGGCTTTACTACCACATCAATGAGGAGCTGCGGTCAGACTGGCCGTCTCACTGTAAAACTGCCCTTTAA
- the LOC103469437 gene encoding dual specificity mitogen-activated protein kinase kinase 4 isoform X2, which yields MEFKRTTMATPGSNSSTTSSSSSSSSNAGSATHHYQQPQQSQHTATMSGMQESNTCWRCQSETGKRKALKLNFANPSIKPSTRFSLNTAGPPFQNPHIERLRTHSIESSGKLKISPEQHWDFTAEDLKDLGEIGRGAYGSVSKMVHKPSNMIMAVKRIRSTVDEKEQKQLLMDLDVVMRSSDCPYIVQFYGALFREGDCWICMELMATSLDKFYKFVYGSLDDVIPEEILGKITLATVKALNHLKENLKIIHRDIKPSNILLDRNGNIKLCDFGISGQLVDSIAKTRDAGCRPYMAVSDLSSVVAAHRTRFPHPVISRCFIG from the exons ATGGAATTCAAACGCACAACAATGGCGACTCCTGGTTCAAACAGCTCAACgacgagcagcagcagcagcagcagcagcaacgcGGGATCCGCCACGCACCACTACCAGCAGCCGCAGCAGTCCCAGCACACCGCAACGATGAGCGGCATGCAGG AGTCCAACACCTGCTGGAGATGTCAGAGTGAAACAG GTAAACGCAAAGCGCTGAAGCTGAACTTCGCCAACCCGTCCATCAAACCCTCCACCAGGTTCTCCTTAAACACGGCCGGACCTCCGTTCCAGAACCCACACAT AGAGAGGCTGAGGACTCACAGCATTGAGTCTTCGGGGAAGCTGAAGATTTCCCCGGAGCAGCACTGGGACTTCACCGCCGAGGACCTGAAGGATCTGGGCGAAATCGGCCGGGGGGCGTACGGCTCCGTCAGCAAGATGGTGCACAAACCCAGCAACATGATCATGGCCGTGAAG AGGATTCGGTCGACGGTGGACGAGAAggagcagaagcagctgctgatgGACCTGGACGTGGTGATGCGCAGCAGCGACTGTCCGTACATCGTCCAGTTCTACGGCGCTCTGTTCAGAGAG GGGGATTGCTGGATCTGCATGGAGCTCATGGCTACCTCACTAGACAAGTTCTACAAGTTTGTCTACGGCTCGTTGGACGACGTGATTCCAGAAGAGATTCTAGGAAAAATCACTTTAGCT aCTGTGAAGGCTCTAAAccacttaaaagaaaacttgaagATAATCCACAGAG ACATCAAGCCGTCCAACATCCTGCTGGACCGAAACGGGAACATCAAGCTCTGCGACTTCGGCATCAGCGGCCAGCTGGTGGACTCCATCGCCAAGACCAGAGACGCCGGCTGCAGGCCGTACATGGCGGTCAGTGACCTGAGCTCTGTGGTTGCAGCTCATCGGACACGTTTCCCACATCCAGTCATTTCTAGATGCTTTATTGGATGA
- the LOC103469437 gene encoding dual specificity mitogen-activated protein kinase kinase 4 isoform X1 → MEFKRTTMATPGSNSSTTSSSSSSSSNAGSATHHYQQPQQSQHTATMSGMQESNTCWRCQSETGFQINLSAAHPSKRKALKLNFANPSIKPSTRFSLNTAGPPFQNPHIERLRTHSIESSGKLKISPEQHWDFTAEDLKDLGEIGRGAYGSVSKMVHKPSNMIMAVKRIRSTVDEKEQKQLLMDLDVVMRSSDCPYIVQFYGALFREGDCWICMELMATSLDKFYKFVYGSLDDVIPEEILGKITLATVKALNHLKENLKIIHRDIKPSNILLDRNGNIKLCDFGISGQLVDSIAKTRDAGCRPYMAVSDLSSVVAAHRTRFPHPVISRCFIG, encoded by the exons ATGGAATTCAAACGCACAACAATGGCGACTCCTGGTTCAAACAGCTCAACgacgagcagcagcagcagcagcagcagcaacgcGGGATCCGCCACGCACCACTACCAGCAGCCGCAGCAGTCCCAGCACACCGCAACGATGAGCGGCATGCAGG AGTCCAACACCTGCTGGAGATGTCAGAGTGAAACAG GGTTTCAGATAAACCTGTCTGCAGCTCACCCAA GTAAACGCAAAGCGCTGAAGCTGAACTTCGCCAACCCGTCCATCAAACCCTCCACCAGGTTCTCCTTAAACACGGCCGGACCTCCGTTCCAGAACCCACACAT AGAGAGGCTGAGGACTCACAGCATTGAGTCTTCGGGGAAGCTGAAGATTTCCCCGGAGCAGCACTGGGACTTCACCGCCGAGGACCTGAAGGATCTGGGCGAAATCGGCCGGGGGGCGTACGGCTCCGTCAGCAAGATGGTGCACAAACCCAGCAACATGATCATGGCCGTGAAG AGGATTCGGTCGACGGTGGACGAGAAggagcagaagcagctgctgatgGACCTGGACGTGGTGATGCGCAGCAGCGACTGTCCGTACATCGTCCAGTTCTACGGCGCTCTGTTCAGAGAG GGGGATTGCTGGATCTGCATGGAGCTCATGGCTACCTCACTAGACAAGTTCTACAAGTTTGTCTACGGCTCGTTGGACGACGTGATTCCAGAAGAGATTCTAGGAAAAATCACTTTAGCT aCTGTGAAGGCTCTAAAccacttaaaagaaaacttgaagATAATCCACAGAG ACATCAAGCCGTCCAACATCCTGCTGGACCGAAACGGGAACATCAAGCTCTGCGACTTCGGCATCAGCGGCCAGCTGGTGGACTCCATCGCCAAGACCAGAGACGCCGGCTGCAGGCCGTACATGGCGGTCAGTGACCTGAGCTCTGTGGTTGCAGCTCATCGGACACGTTTCCCACATCCAGTCATTTCTAGATGCTTTATTGGATGA
- the LOC103469437 gene encoding dual specificity mitogen-activated protein kinase kinase 4 isoform X3 codes for MEFKRTTMATPGSNSSTTSSSSSSSSNAGSATHHYQQPQQSQHTATMSGMQGFQINLSAAHPSKRKALKLNFANPSIKPSTRFSLNTAGPPFQNPHIERLRTHSIESSGKLKISPEQHWDFTAEDLKDLGEIGRGAYGSVSKMVHKPSNMIMAVKRIRSTVDEKEQKQLLMDLDVVMRSSDCPYIVQFYGALFREGDCWICMELMATSLDKFYKFVYGSLDDVIPEEILGKITLATVKALNHLKENLKIIHRDIKPSNILLDRNGNIKLCDFGISGQLVDSIAKTRDAGCRPYMAVSDLSSVVAAHRTRFPHPVISRCFIG; via the exons ATGGAATTCAAACGCACAACAATGGCGACTCCTGGTTCAAACAGCTCAACgacgagcagcagcagcagcagcagcagcaacgcGGGATCCGCCACGCACCACTACCAGCAGCCGCAGCAGTCCCAGCACACCGCAACGATGAGCGGCATGCAGG GGTTTCAGATAAACCTGTCTGCAGCTCACCCAA GTAAACGCAAAGCGCTGAAGCTGAACTTCGCCAACCCGTCCATCAAACCCTCCACCAGGTTCTCCTTAAACACGGCCGGACCTCCGTTCCAGAACCCACACAT AGAGAGGCTGAGGACTCACAGCATTGAGTCTTCGGGGAAGCTGAAGATTTCCCCGGAGCAGCACTGGGACTTCACCGCCGAGGACCTGAAGGATCTGGGCGAAATCGGCCGGGGGGCGTACGGCTCCGTCAGCAAGATGGTGCACAAACCCAGCAACATGATCATGGCCGTGAAG AGGATTCGGTCGACGGTGGACGAGAAggagcagaagcagctgctgatgGACCTGGACGTGGTGATGCGCAGCAGCGACTGTCCGTACATCGTCCAGTTCTACGGCGCTCTGTTCAGAGAG GGGGATTGCTGGATCTGCATGGAGCTCATGGCTACCTCACTAGACAAGTTCTACAAGTTTGTCTACGGCTCGTTGGACGACGTGATTCCAGAAGAGATTCTAGGAAAAATCACTTTAGCT aCTGTGAAGGCTCTAAAccacttaaaagaaaacttgaagATAATCCACAGAG ACATCAAGCCGTCCAACATCCTGCTGGACCGAAACGGGAACATCAAGCTCTGCGACTTCGGCATCAGCGGCCAGCTGGTGGACTCCATCGCCAAGACCAGAGACGCCGGCTGCAGGCCGTACATGGCGGTCAGTGACCTGAGCTCTGTGGTTGCAGCTCATCGGACACGTTTCCCACATCCAGTCATTTCTAGATGCTTTATTGGATGA